In a single window of the Ignavibacteria bacterium genome:
- a CDS encoding fumarylacetoacetate hydrolase family protein, producing the protein MAKLIVKDSADVIEVKNVFCIGKNYVDHISEVKIEGLDNSIPKEPVVFLKPSTAIEAAGNIVKVPSFNTKPISQNLQNEVELVIIIGKDGDNIPEENALEYVYGYAVGIDFTLRDLQTEMKKQGKPWAVAKGFRTSSPVGEVVTASVLNDAQVLDIKLSINGEVKQSGNTSEMIFSIKFIIHYLSSIFGLRKGDIIFTGTPAGITKLETGDKVSAEIQHIGKLEVTIG; encoded by the coding sequence ATGGCAAAGCTAATAGTAAAAGATTCCGCTGATGTAATAGAGGTAAAGAATGTTTTCTGCATCGGCAAAAACTATGTTGATCATATCAGCGAAGTAAAAATTGAAGGGCTTGATAATTCAATACCAAAGGAACCGGTAGTATTTTTAAAGCCTTCAACTGCAATTGAAGCTGCCGGTAATATTGTAAAGGTGCCTTCGTTTAACACAAAGCCTATTTCTCAAAACCTGCAGAACGAAGTTGAGCTTGTAATAATTATCGGGAAAGATGGCGACAATATCCCAGAAGAAAACGCTTTGGAGTATGTTTACGGGTATGCAGTGGGTATTGATTTTACTCTGCGTGACCTGCAAACCGAAATGAAAAAACAGGGCAAGCCCTGGGCTGTAGCCAAAGGATTCAGGACTTCATCACCCGTTGGCGAGGTTGTGACTGCTTCTGTACTTAACGATGCGCAGGTACTTGATATAAAATTAAGCATAAATGGTGAAGTAAAACAATCAGGCAATACCTCTGAGATGATCTTCAGCATTAAATTCATAATTCATTACCTCTCTTCTATATTCGGTTTAAGAAAAGGGGATATAATATTTACAGGAACACCGGCTGGCATCACAAAGCTTGAAACAGGTGATAAGGTAAGCGCTGAAATTCAGCATATTGGGAAACTGGAAGTAACTATAGGTTAA
- a CDS encoding DUF192 domain-containing protein, with translation MIKPTGKNTALIILIYFITSFYFSACQKDPGEIKVDTVNNKDASKIQFKKQGEVYFQDSLKNLKKKIDVEIAETEETRHLGLMFRENMPEDQGMLFLFPAEEFQSFYMKNTIMPLDIMFVNSKKQIVKIHRRTEPFSEKSLPSMKPSMYVVEVNAGFSDKYNIKEGDHIDWRKY, from the coding sequence ATGATAAAACCAACAGGAAAAAACACGGCTTTAATTATCTTAATATACTTTATTACATCGTTTTATTTCTCCGCATGTCAAAAAGACCCGGGCGAGATTAAGGTTGATACTGTAAATAACAAGGATGCTTCAAAGATACAGTTCAAAAAACAGGGTGAAGTATATTTTCAGGATTCACTTAAGAACCTGAAGAAAAAAATTGATGTTGAAATTGCTGAGACCGAAGAGACACGCCATTTGGGTCTGATGTTCCGTGAAAATATGCCTGAAGACCAGGGTATGCTGTTCCTTTTCCCCGCTGAAGAATTCCAGAGCTTTTACATGAAGAACACAATAATGCCTCTTGATATAATGTTCGTAAATTCCAAAAAGCAGATAGTTAAGATTCACAGGCGCACAGAGCCGTTTTCAGAAAAAAGCCTGCCCTCAATGAAGCCTTCGATGTATGTGGTTGAAGTAAACGCAGGGTTCAGCGATAAGTATAATATTAAAGAAGGCGATCATATTGACTGGAGAAAGTATTAG
- the uvrB gene encoding excinuclease ABC subunit UvrB: MAKFQLESEYKPSGDQPKAIKELTEGIQRGDKYQTLLGVTGSGKTYTISNVIKNIGKPTLIMSHNKTLAAQLYGEFKKFFPKNKVEFFISYYDYYQPESYIPHTDTYIAKDLAINDEIDRLRLRATTALLEGRNDVIIIASVSCIYGIGAPQEYADQVLVLNRGEKIGRKELLNKLINIHYVRNDFEFKRGVFRVRGDVIDIIPAYEDDTAIRIELFDDEIEGIMYFDKKSGEIIGLDEKVAIYPAKYFVTSPERQEKAILDIRKELNARVIELQEMGKLIEAQRLEQRTNFDLEMIQEVGYCTGIENYSRYMDQREPGSRPSCLFDYFPKDYLLIVDESHVTVPQVNGMYNGDRMRKTTLIDYGFRLPSALDNRPMKFEEWESMQNQVIYVSATPAEYELEKSGGVYVEQIIRPTGLLDPAIEVRPTKTQIDDLINEIRIRSKKNERVLVTTLTKRMSEDLTDYLIGIGIKVRYMHSEIDALDRVDILRDLRLGNFDVLVGVNLLREGLDLPEVSMVAIIDADKEGFLRSEKSLMQTAGRTARNVNGLVILYADKITASMDKVIKETARRRKIQEEYNKEHNINPKTVLKTLEEIMSSTVIADSKGRQDQRNRKRKAEEKKTSLSILTDPTLERNNPAERRELINQLRKQMVEAAKDLEFERAAELRDEINRLGS, encoded by the coding sequence TTGGCAAAATTCCAGTTAGAATCCGAATATAAACCATCAGGCGACCAGCCCAAAGCTATTAAAGAGCTTACCGAGGGTATTCAGCGCGGCGATAAATACCAGACACTGCTTGGAGTGACGGGTTCAGGGAAAACTTATACAATTTCCAATGTTATTAAGAACATCGGCAAGCCAACGCTGATAATGTCACACAATAAAACCCTCGCAGCGCAGCTTTACGGTGAGTTCAAAAAGTTCTTCCCAAAGAACAAGGTTGAGTTCTTTATCAGCTATTATGATTACTACCAGCCTGAATCATACATACCGCATACCGATACATATATTGCGAAAGATCTAGCTATTAACGATGAAATAGACAGGCTTCGCCTGCGCGCCACCACTGCCCTGCTTGAAGGCAGAAATGATGTTATAATAATTGCATCGGTATCATGCATATACGGAATAGGCGCGCCGCAGGAGTACGCTGACCAGGTACTTGTTTTAAACCGCGGCGAGAAGATCGGCAGAAAAGAGCTGCTGAACAAGCTGATAAATATTCATTACGTAAGAAACGATTTTGAGTTCAAACGCGGGGTTTTCCGCGTGCGTGGAGATGTAATTGATATCATACCGGCATATGAAGATGATACTGCAATCAGGATAGAGCTGTTTGATGATGAGATAGAAGGCATAATGTATTTTGATAAGAAATCCGGTGAAATAATAGGTCTTGATGAAAAAGTAGCAATATACCCGGCAAAATATTTTGTCACTTCACCTGAAAGGCAGGAAAAGGCGATACTTGATATAAGGAAAGAGCTGAATGCACGGGTTATTGAGCTTCAGGAAATGGGCAAGCTTATAGAAGCGCAAAGGCTTGAGCAGAGAACGAACTTTGATCTTGAAATGATTCAGGAAGTTGGATACTGTACAGGTATTGAAAATTATTCCAGGTATATGGATCAAAGGGAACCGGGCTCAAGGCCTTCATGCCTGTTTGATTACTTTCCAAAAGATTACCTGCTGATTGTGGATGAATCGCATGTAACAGTGCCGCAGGTGAACGGTATGTATAACGGTGACAGGATGCGCAAGACTACTCTGATTGATTACGGCTTCCGCCTGCCTTCGGCACTGGATAACCGTCCTATGAAGTTTGAGGAGTGGGAATCAATGCAGAACCAGGTAATTTATGTAAGCGCAACACCTGCTGAGTATGAGCTGGAAAAATCTGGGGGTGTTTATGTTGAGCAGATCATCCGCCCGACAGGGCTATTGGATCCGGCAATAGAAGTTAGACCCACCAAAACGCAGATAGATGACCTGATAAATGAGATAAGAATTCGCTCAAAGAAAAATGAAAGAGTATTGGTTACTACTTTAACCAAAAGAATGAGCGAAGACCTGACTGATTACCTGATAGGTATCGGCATAAAAGTGCGGTACATGCATTCAGAAATTGACGCACTTGACAGGGTCGATATACTTCGCGACTTGAGGCTTGGTAATTTTGATGTTTTGGTGGGTGTAAACCTGCTGCGTGAGGGTTTGGACCTTCCGGAAGTATCGATGGTGGCAATAATTGATGCTGATAAGGAAGGATTTTTGCGCAGTGAAAAATCGCTGATGCAGACTGCCGGCAGAACTGCAAGAAATGTTAACGGACTGGTAATTCTGTATGCAGATAAAATCACTGCGTCAATGGATAAAGTTATAAAAGAAACAGCGCGCAGAAGAAAGATACAGGAAGAATATAATAAAGAGCACAATATAAATCCAAAAACAGTGCTTAAAACCCTTGAGGAAATAATGAGCTCAACGGTTATAGCTGATTCCAAGGGCAGGCAGGACCAGCGTAACAGGAAAAGGAAAGCAGAAGAGAAGAAAACAAGTCTTTCTATACTTACTGACCCGACACTTGAAAGGAACAATCCCGCTGAGCGCCGTGAGCTGATAAACCAGCTGCGTAAGCAGATGGTTGAAGCGGCGAAGGACCTTGAGTTTGAGCGCGCCGCAGAATTAAGGGATGAAATAAACAGGCTTGGCAGCTGA
- a CDS encoding DoxX family membrane protein, with translation MKKLFQNKYFIIAARIVLGAVFMYASFDKMANPEAFANIIDNYHLLPYQLVNPLAIFLPWLELITGLLLITGKWVKGSLLIYNALLVIFIIALVQALIRGLDISCGCFSVNPSSTSEVWLRVIEDIALFFVSFMMLKYSYPANNEENEKNNLINQTN, from the coding sequence ATGAAAAAATTATTTCAGAATAAATATTTCATCATTGCTGCAAGAATTGTTCTTGGAGCAGTATTTATGTATGCCAGCTTCGATAAAATGGCTAACCCTGAAGCATTTGCCAATATTATAGATAATTACCACCTTTTGCCTTACCAGCTTGTGAACCCGCTGGCAATTTTTTTGCCATGGCTGGAACTTATTACAGGATTATTGCTTATTACTGGTAAGTGGGTCAAAGGTTCACTGCTGATCTATAACGCGCTTCTTGTGATATTTATTATAGCGCTGGTACAGGCATTGATCAGGGGACTTGATATTTCATGCGGTTGTTTCAGCGTAAATCCCTCTTCAACATCAGAAGTATGGCTGCGGGTAATTGAAGATATAGCTTTGTTTTTTGTTTCGTTTATGATGCTGAAATATTCATATCCTGCAAACAATGAAGAAAATGAAAAAAATAATTTAATAAATCAAACAAATTAA
- the dacB gene encoding D-alanyl-D-alanine carboxypeptidase/D-alanyl-D-alanine-endopeptidase: MTNNKTGILKTPVQLKAALIFAVLFIYQFTYSQKIPQEKIDELSGKLDSICLPLKNQGIKVSCKVMHADFNKVLYELDPELSMIPASITKIVVGVTAYAKLGANYSIPTVIYTDDNNYKDGVIDGNLYLKGYGDPDLNSGDIQTLADEVRKAGITKITGNIVADESYFDNVYKTLSGVYKGDTGPSYWPYVSALCLDKSTGAMSAGNLLSSSLSGYGVEVQGTVITGTTPEGAKEIVQLSHSLYDVLSYMLKESDNHSAITMFKLLGAKYKNTPATLEDAQSVINSFLTELGVDRYSYEILEGSGLTRYNKVNADMYMKMLKYMYDDRFLFDYFMNSLTIAGKDGTLRKRMIGTEAEGNVYAKTGTLNSVSALSGYVIDKDEEILIFYIVMNGFGGNATEMRAAQDDVCITLAGFTRK; this comes from the coding sequence ATGACCAATAATAAAACCGGGATATTAAAAACCCCTGTGCAATTAAAAGCAGCTTTAATTTTTGCCGTACTTTTCATTTATCAATTTACGTATTCGCAAAAAATACCGCAGGAAAAAATTGATGAGCTCTCAGGAAAGCTTGATTCAATTTGCCTGCCGCTGAAGAACCAGGGTATAAAAGTATCATGCAAGGTTATGCATGCTGATTTTAACAAGGTATTATATGAGCTTGACCCTGAGCTTTCAATGATACCAGCCTCAATAACAAAAATTGTTGTTGGCGTAACAGCATACGCAAAGCTTGGTGCGAATTATTCCATACCAACGGTAATTTATACTGATGATAATAATTATAAAGACGGCGTAATTGACGGAAACCTGTATTTAAAAGGCTACGGCGACCCTGACCTGAATTCAGGGGATATACAAACACTTGCCGATGAGGTAAGGAAAGCCGGAATTACAAAGATAACAGGCAACATTGTTGCCGATGAATCATACTTTGATAATGTATATAAAACGCTCTCAGGTGTGTATAAAGGTGATACGGGTCCGAGTTACTGGCCGTATGTATCGGCATTATGCCTTGATAAATCAACCGGCGCTATGAGCGCGGGCAACCTGCTCTCATCATCACTTTCGGGTTACGGCGTTGAAGTTCAGGGTACGGTGATCACCGGCACAACACCTGAAGGCGCTAAGGAAATAGTACAGCTTAGCCACTCGCTTTACGATGTGCTTTCATACATGCTTAAGGAAAGCGATAACCATTCCGCAATTACAATGTTCAAGCTTCTTGGTGCTAAATATAAAAATACTCCAGCAACACTTGAAGACGCGCAATCTGTGATAAATTCTTTTTTAACAGAGCTTGGTGTTGACAGGTATTCCTATGAGATACTCGAAGGCTCCGGCCTTACACGCTATAATAAGGTTAATGCCGATATGTATATGAAGATGCTGAAATATATGTATGATGACAGGTTTTTATTCGATTACTTTATGAACTCACTTACCATAGCCGGCAAAGACGGCACTTTAAGGAAAAGAATGATAGGCACAGAAGCTGAAGGGAACGTTTATGCCAAAACAGGCACTTTAAACAGTGTGAGCGCGCTTTCGGGTTATGTAATTGATAAAGATGAGGAAATATTGATATTTTATATTGTTATGAACGGTTTTGGCGGCAATGCAACGGAAATGCGCGCAGCGCAGGATGATGTTTGCATTACACTTGCGGGATTTACAAGAAAGTAA
- a CDS encoding phosphatidate cytidylyltransferase, protein MNNTVVRVIVGAIGIPLIIISAILGNEVFLVFCTILSFFCMNEFYNLFERPVKPPSSLTRWFGGISFHKTVFLIISILIVISFYFEHFNYVLILYFLMFMFLIVSEVFKEEKHFEAVSTWLLSVVYISTPFGLLSLMDSAKMLDFYGANYAIICLVLVWVSDTFAFFGGKLFGRHKLAERISPKKTWEGSIIGFAFVIISGVVIWKFFYPGFTVWHWLSVTVIVGFFAQIGDLFESHLKRSVKVKDSSNLIPGHGGALDRFDSILFAVPALYIFLYIKSIM, encoded by the coding sequence TTGAACAATACGGTTGTACGTGTTATAGTCGGCGCAATTGGTATTCCGCTTATAATTATTTCCGCTATCTTAGGCAATGAAGTTTTCCTCGTCTTCTGTACTATCCTTTCGTTTTTCTGTATGAATGAATTCTACAACCTGTTTGAAAGACCTGTAAAGCCGCCATCAAGCCTTACCAGATGGTTCGGGGGTATATCATTTCACAAAACCGTTTTTTTGATAATAAGTATACTTATCGTAATAAGCTTTTATTTTGAGCATTTCAATTATGTGCTCATATTATATTTCCTTATGTTCATGTTCCTGATAGTATCGGAAGTATTTAAGGAAGAAAAACATTTTGAAGCTGTCAGTACATGGCTGCTTTCAGTGGTTTATATATCAACGCCTTTCGGTTTGCTGAGCTTAATGGATTCAGCCAAAATGCTGGATTTCTACGGGGCAAATTATGCAATTATTTGCCTGGTGCTTGTTTGGGTAAGCGATACTTTCGCTTTCTTCGGCGGTAAATTGTTCGGAAGGCATAAGCTAGCCGAAAGAATAAGCCCCAAAAAAACATGGGAAGGCTCAATTATCGGATTTGCTTTCGTAATAATATCAGGCGTTGTGATATGGAAGTTCTTTTATCCGGGCTTTACGGTTTGGCACTGGCTTTCTGTTACGGTTATTGTCGGATTTTTCGCGCAGATTGGCGACCTGTTTGAATCACACTTAAAGCGCAGTGTAAAGGTTAAGGATTCATCCAATCTGATCCCCGGCCACGGCGGCGCTTTAGATAGATTCGACAGCATACTCTTCGCAGTCCCTGCATTATATATTTTCCTTTACATCAAAAGCATAATGTAG
- a CDS encoding DUF1573 domain-containing protein — MNTGKTGKILFLILGILMVGAFSAFLVNKNLSDPKTHPPVMTFKMEKIDFGEVPQGPVVNGEFEFTNTGQSVLVIKKITPACGCTGVVADEKKEYQPGETGKIKFTFNTEGRSGVNEKTVTIETNHPTQPNKIVSFSANIQVPQPK; from the coding sequence ATGAACACAGGAAAAACAGGAAAGATCCTTTTTCTTATTTTAGGAATACTGATGGTTGGTGCGTTTTCAGCGTTCCTTGTAAACAAGAATTTAAGCGACCCAAAAACTCATCCGCCGGTTATGACCTTTAAGATGGAAAAAATTGATTTTGGCGAAGTTCCCCAGGGTCCTGTGGTTAATGGTGAGTTTGAATTTACCAATACCGGTCAAAGCGTTCTGGTAATTAAAAAAATAACACCTGCCTGCGGCTGCACCGGCGTTGTTGCTGATGAAAAGAAAGAATACCAGCCGGGAGAAACAGGTAAGATAAAGTTTACTTTCAACACAGAAGGCAGAAGCGGAGTGAACGAAAAAACTGTTACTATTGAAACTAATCACCCGACACAGCCTAATAAAATTGTTTCATTCAGTGCAAATATACAGGTTCCTCAGCCAAAATAA
- the mazG gene encoding nucleoside triphosphate pyrophosphohydrolase — translation MAIFAFITIGKLKLHKLKPENPVKEFDEFVSIMKRLRNECPWDKEQTHDSIRHLLLEETYETLEAIDEKNYDELKKELGDLLLHVAFNAIIAEGDGHFDLKDVINAINHKMITRHPHVFGDTEVSGTKEVLKNWEHIKLNEAGRKSVLEGVPKNLPSLTRAYRIQEKAAKVGFDWNNSFDAFKKIDEELQEFKHEAESNKNSDGKLPDETRVKLEKELGDILFAITNYARFFEINPENALRLTIEKFIKRFNYIEEELGTRGKKVTESDLEEMDSIWNEAKKTIK, via the coding sequence ATGGCTATTTTTGCATTTATAACAATCGGAAAATTAAAATTGCATAAATTAAAGCCTGAAAATCCCGTAAAAGAGTTTGATGAATTTGTAAGCATTATGAAGCGGCTCCGCAATGAGTGTCCCTGGGATAAGGAGCAGACGCATGATTCCATACGCCACCTGCTTCTTGAGGAGACCTACGAAACCCTTGAAGCAATTGACGAAAAAAATTACGATGAGCTGAAAAAAGAACTTGGCGACCTGCTTCTGCATGTGGCATTTAACGCTATCATTGCCGAAGGCGACGGCCATTTTGACCTGAAGGATGTTATCAACGCGATTAATCACAAAATGATAACACGCCACCCGCATGTTTTCGGTGATACCGAAGTGAGCGGGACTAAGGAAGTGCTTAAGAACTGGGAGCACATAAAGCTGAATGAAGCCGGAAGGAAATCAGTGCTTGAAGGCGTGCCTAAAAACCTGCCATCGCTCACAAGAGCTTACAGGATACAGGAAAAAGCCGCAAAGGTTGGGTTTGACTGGAACAACAGCTTTGACGCTTTCAAAAAGATTGATGAGGAATTGCAGGAGTTCAAACATGAAGCGGAATCCAATAAGAACTCCGATGGCAAGCTGCCGGATGAAACAAGGGTAAAGCTCGAAAAAGAGCTTGGCGATATTTTATTTGCAATTACAAATTATGCCAGGTTTTTTGAGATAAATCCCGAGAACGCCTTAAGGCTAACGATTGAAAAGTTCATAAAACGTTTTAATTATATTGAAGAAGAGCTGGGGACACGCGGTAAAAAGGTAACGGAATCAGATCTTGAAGAGATGGATTCAATTTGGAACGAAGCAAAAAAAACAATAAAATAA
- a CDS encoding CPBP family intramembrane metalloprotease, translating into MQEFNPEESNGSAPPPGSIFKQLNPVAFVIVVLAVIFFLYQFVGGLLAFAAGDITMDNPDVKITRVILSFGQFMFILAPAVFFARFRTHDLKSMFKLNTPKPSLLLLAVLGIVMIQPFLQGYMYFQEQLINSIPFLNDSLKPVKDLFDTFESSTMKIVKAHNWFEFSVVVFVICITPAICEEALFRGLALSNVSKVYRPAKAIFFTGFLFALYHFQPFNIIPLIILGCFLGFIVYYSNSLYVGVLCHFLNNFFASYYMFVYGKPEFETPRLAGDELTDTIVAVVLSLLIFTSIVILYYRLRVKQPEDTLNAGGTA; encoded by the coding sequence TTGCAGGAATTTAATCCCGAAGAAAGTAACGGATCCGCTCCGCCGCCGGGCAGCATTTTTAAACAGCTAAACCCGGTAGCTTTTGTGATTGTTGTGCTGGCAGTGATATTTTTCCTGTACCAGTTCGTAGGCGGCTTGCTGGCTTTTGCAGCAGGCGATATCACAATGGATAATCCCGATGTTAAAATAACAAGGGTAATTCTCTCCTTCGGTCAGTTCATGTTCATTCTTGCGCCTGCTGTATTTTTCGCACGCTTCAGGACTCATGACTTAAAAAGCATGTTCAAGCTGAATACTCCAAAACCATCCCTGCTTTTGCTGGCTGTTCTTGGTATAGTAATGATACAGCCTTTCCTGCAGGGATATATGTATTTCCAGGAACAGCTAATAAATTCCATCCCGTTTTTAAATGATAGCCTGAAGCCTGTTAAGGATCTCTTCGATACATTTGAGAGCAGCACTATGAAAATAGTGAAGGCGCATAACTGGTTTGAATTTTCTGTGGTGGTGTTCGTAATATGTATTACTCCCGCAATTTGCGAAGAAGCGCTTTTCAGGGGACTCGCACTTTCCAACGTAAGCAAAGTTTACCGGCCCGCTAAAGCAATATTTTTTACCGGATTTTTGTTTGCCTTATATCACTTTCAGCCGTTCAATATAATTCCGCTTATTATTTTAGGATGTTTCCTTGGCTTTATAGTGTATTATTCCAATTCTTTGTATGTCGGCGTGCTTTGCCACTTCCTGAATAATTTCTTCGCTTCGTATTACATGTTTGTTTACGGAAAGCCTGAGTTCGAAACTCCGCGCCTTGCAGGTGATGAACTTACTGATACAATTGTTGCAGTAGTTCTTTCTTTGTTAATATTTACAAGTATCGTTATTCTGTATTACAGGCTTCGTGTTAAGCAGCCTGAAGATACTTTAAACGCAGGAGGTACTGCTTGA
- a CDS encoding DUF1573 domain-containing protein, with amino-acid sequence MKKLILAVLFIPVILFSQTGPKLEVIGGENINTGSHRRGQEVTYEIQFKNSGDQDLKITGVQTSCGCSSALAGSDAVKPGETGSIKFTFNGQGMGSVTKIVMISTNESGNPTHNVQMTMNMADPVTLNPGSIITEGKVGDELTQTASILNSFDKTIDITEITSNTPVIKITSDKMSIGSGEAASLNISIKIYEESAINAAIIIKTSEGDFQIPVLVDVKTN; translated from the coding sequence ATGAAAAAATTAATATTAGCTGTTTTATTTATTCCCGTTATTTTATTCTCACAAACTGGCCCGAAGCTTGAAGTTATTGGCGGTGAAAATATCAACACAGGAAGCCACAGGCGCGGACAGGAAGTTACTTACGAGATACAGTTTAAAAATTCAGGAGACCAGGATCTTAAAATAACTGGTGTACAGACCTCCTGCGGCTGCTCAAGCGCATTGGCAGGCAGCGATGCCGTTAAGCCCGGCGAAACCGGCTCAATAAAATTTACATTCAACGGGCAGGGAATGGGCTCAGTAACAAAAATTGTAATGATCTCAACAAATGAATCGGGTAACCCGACTCATAATGTGCAGATGACTATGAATATGGCTGACCCCGTAACATTAAACCCGGGTTCAATTATTACCGAAGGAAAAGTCGGCGATGAACTGACACAAACTGCTTCAATTCTTAACTCATTCGATAAAACAATAGATATAACAGAAATTACATCCAATACACCGGTAATAAAAATTACATCCGATAAAATGTCTATCGGTTCCGGCGAAGCTGCTTCGCTTAATATTTCAATTAAGATTTATGAAGAATCAGCAATAAACGCCGCTATTATCATTAAAACTTCCGAGGGTGATTTCCAGATCCCGGTTCTGGTAGATGTAAAAACAAATTAA
- a CDS encoding dihydroorotase, translating into MHLLLRNCHVISPAENINGRFDILIVNGVINRMGVIWQHVREVIQFDLAGKIIVPGFFDMHVHFREPGQEYKEDISTGSLAAAHGGFTGVMTMPNTNPPIDNVEVLSANIAKTRDHLVDVYHSACASAGRKGEVIADIAALIKAGALAITDDGSPIAGDELMRQVLAETAKFQKPVVQHCEVMSITNGGIMNEGAVSKQLGVKGILNASEYEIIERDIRLTKEVKGSHYHIQHISTKEAVELVRKAKAEKANVTAEACPHHFILNDEAILKYGTNAKMNPPLRTQSDVDAVIEGLRDGSIEVICTDHAPHSAEEKSLPLEKAPFGIVGLETAIGLTYTYLVDKGIITLEEMINKMSVNPRRLLGLKDISISEGSPANLTILDVNKTWKVNASELHSKSKNTPFDGWELKCKPVGIVNNLQHLINI; encoded by the coding sequence TTGCATTTATTACTCAGAAATTGTCACGTTATTTCACCTGCTGAAAACATTAACGGCAGGTTTGATATATTAATAGTCAACGGTGTAATTAACCGTATGGGCGTTATCTGGCAGCATGTCCGCGAGGTGATCCAATTCGATCTTGCCGGAAAAATTATAGTACCCGGGTTTTTTGATATGCATGTTCACTTCCGTGAACCGGGGCAGGAATACAAGGAAGATATCTCAACAGGCTCACTTGCAGCCGCCCACGGCGGCTTTACAGGCGTTATGACAATGCCAAATACAAATCCCCCAATTGATAACGTTGAAGTATTATCAGCCAATATTGCAAAAACCAGGGATCATTTAGTTGATGTATACCATTCCGCCTGCGCCAGCGCCGGCAGAAAAGGTGAGGTTATTGCTGATATTGCCGCATTAATTAAAGCCGGGGCATTGGCAATTACCGATGACGGCAGTCCGATAGCCGGCGATGAGCTTATGAGGCAGGTTCTGGCGGAAACCGCAAAGTTCCAAAAGCCTGTTGTGCAGCATTGCGAAGTTATGAGTATTACTAACGGCGGCATTATGAATGAGGGTGCAGTTTCGAAACAGCTTGGTGTAAAAGGTATTTTGAATGCATCAGAGTATGAAATTATTGAACGTGATATCAGGCTCACAAAAGAGGTTAAAGGCTCGCATTACCACATACAGCACATCAGCACAAAAGAAGCGGTTGAGCTTGTCCGCAAAGCTAAAGCTGAAAAAGCCAATGTAACCGCAGAAGCATGCCCGCATCATTTCATTTTAAATGATGAAGCAATATTGAAGTACGGTACTAATGCCAAAATGAATCCGCCGCTCAGAACTCAAAGTGATGTTGATGCTGTTATTGAGGGTCTAAGAGACGGCTCGATCGAAGTTATCTGCACTGACCATGCGCCGCATTCAGCCGAAGAAAAATCTTTGCCGCTTGAAAAAGCGCCGTTCGGCATAGTTGGACTTGAAACAGCAATAGGCTTAACATATACATATCTGGTTGATAAAGGCATTATCACCCTCGAAGAAATGATAAATAAGATGTCAGTTAATCCGCGCAGGCTCCTTGGGCTGAAGGATATCAGTATTTCGGAAGGCTCACCTGCGAACCTGACAATCCTTGATGTAAATAAAACATGGAAGGTAAATGCTTCTGAGCTGCACTCAAAAAGCAAAAATACTCCATTTGATGGGTGGGAGCTTAAATGCAAACCTGTTGGTATCGTAAACAATCTGCAGCATTTGATAAATATCTGA